ATACATTTAAATTGACATTAGCCTAAGAAAATCTTTGTCAAGTTCACAGAGGCCATGGATTAATTTTCATACAAGCTGAGGTGCCTAGTGATGTATTTGGCCAAATTCCCTACATCTCAAAATTGAACTCAACACCATCATTTGGCACGTCAATTGATGCAGGAAGGAAATAAGGTGCTAagcatttttttaatacttcATCTCCAACGGACACAATTTTGAAGTTCCAAGTTAACATCTTAAACTCATACATGCATAATACTATGATTACATAACTGTATACAGCACAGCCGATTTGCTAACAGCAATGGCATATCACAATGCATTTcctcataaaagaaaaaattgcaTATCAAAGTTTTGCTCCTTTCCCAAATTCTTCAATAGTCTTTGTTGCAAGTGTAAGGACATCTGTGAAAGCAGAAAATGATGCTCGAAGAAATCTTGCCTCCACTGCCTCGAAGTGCCTGCCAGTGAACAATGAAAACACAACAATTATGTGCAGAGCTATCAAAGTGCAACATCCAGGTATGTTATACACAAAGCGAAATGTGGAACTAAGTCCACAGAAACATGAAAGAAACTAATTTGATGAATTTGCTTTCTGTTCAcaaaatgatatattattttgctAAATATCATACAGCTAGAATGgaataatttattactatAATATCAGTATggtataatttattacttcAAATTTCTGTAgctaatttctaaaataattactataaTAGCAGTCGTCAGGGGAGCAGTCATAGGAGAGCCAACAGGCATATACTGGTGAGAGGGTGCTAAGCATGCATCCAAGCAATAGATTAGTTTATGATCATTTGTCTGACTCCATTCATATCTCCATGATTGAATTATATGAGCCTGGATTAATTTTGCTCAACTCAGACACCAGAAAGTTTGTGGCTATCTAAATTTGGCCTTCCTAGCCATCAAATTAGCAACTGGCTAATTTATCAAGCAGTTGCTAATAGAACAGGTAAACCAGATGAAATCCATAGCAGTTAtaagatgaaaaaaaaaaagacttcaTTTACCAGTGTATTTTTGCCTAATATTAACCTTCTACTTATAAAATGCGTATTGATTACAATAGAGTTGTGATGGAATGACTACTAATTAAATTGAGAATACTCGCATGGATCtgccatctcatgacttggaaagTCCATCTAACCAAATGCTCCTAATGcagtaaatttaaatatgaaaataaggCCTACCgaaaatcattaatttttacaactgatatatatttataaaaatggaaataaCCCACAACTCAGAagtctgaaaaaaaaaaaaaaaaaaaaaaaaaagagttgcAAGGGTTAAAGCCATCATGCAACTCATTAAACTTGTCACAAACCTCAATATCTTCAATTAGAAAGAGTACACTTATATGACTTCCAGCTTGCCAACCTATTTTAAACATTCAATTGATTTATAGATATTCTAGTTAGCAGTAACTTTTCAGAGATTTTATGTTATCCATTTGCATACTTAGATAGAATCTTAATCATGATGATTATCCTACAAGGCAATAGTTAGTTACTTGATCATTacaaaaagatttaatatgCAAAGTTACCTGCCAGCTTTAGATATTGTAATGTTAAAAGAAGATTTAAGTTGGTAAATTAAGGTTGAATTACGAAAAGCTAAACTAAACTAAAAACAGTTGCTTCAGTATTCTCTTAAATCAAACTCTctccaagaaaagaaatatcttttaaaacatTCTTTCTTTCCGTGACTAAACAGAATGGTTGTAAACAAGAGCTGTCCAACTTgtacataattatttaagtCTCTTAAACCATAATCAAGATCAAGTTAATTTTCAAAGAGGAGGCTTTtcgtttcctttttcttttgttcttatcATAGTTGTTAAAGGCGAAAAGTGCACCAAGGCGACAAAGGCTCTTGGTGCCTGAGCCGCAAGGCGAGGAGCGTGCATGATTGATGTAAGgcgcaaaaaataaaataaaactaaaactcATAACGCCACAAATgcataaaatagaaaacttaACACACAacccaaagaaaagaaaaataaaaagatcatgACAATCATGTTCGAGAAGCATTTAACAAACAATAAAGGGATATGTTTAAAAGagataataaaagtaaaaatagtcTTAAATAACTAGAAGTCCTAGAAAAATAGGAACTCTTCCATAGTTCCATTACTAATTTATTGTAAGTCTAATTATGGACTTAATCCAAGTTGAGGTTGAGTTGAATAATTTCATGAAGGAGAAAAAGAGTTGTAAGCTGGTTGTGGGCACGCCTACATAATCTTATGATGAAGGGCTGAGATTATTcatgtttaaaaaaaaaaaccaaatgCCAAAATATTAGAAAGGTGTGCCTCGCCTCAAGTCTCAAGCGCACCATGGCGCAAGCCTTACACATGTCACTTGCCTTTCTTATCCTGAGGCCCCAAGGCTTGCGCCTCTCGCCTCAGGCGCGCTTTTGACAACTATGGTTCTTATATTGGGTATTCTTTGTTTTGAAATAACATATGAGCAGAAGTTCTAACAATTACAAACCTATTTACTTTTTAGAAACCACATCTTAAGATATAACTACtatatttagaaagaaaatatataaaaacctTTTACTCATCTTAAAGATACTCACACTGACAACTTTCCATCAGAGATTGACATATGCCTTTTTACTTTATCTGGCTGCAGCTGCATTATGAAAACCAGAGGCTAAGAATCTAACAAAACAACAACCAATAGAGCAAGAAACGTTTGAGAATTACCTCCTTATCAACAGCTAAAGCACTATGGACAATGGAAGCATTCTCATCGGATCCAAAATCAACTTCCAAGTCACtgcaaataattattaattgattataaGGACATTCAGGAAGATAAAATGCACTGTCTGACCATGATGCCACTTGAATAGATTCACTGGCACATGAAAGATGATGACAAAAAATGTTTCCAATGCATGTAGAACTAGCTGGCATTATTTCAAAAAGTTGAGTTAATAAAACCATAACAACATAAATACACAGTGACATCTAGCTGTATGCTTCCTGAGTTTTTCAAAATCATGAAACATATTTAACATTCTTGTCATTTTAATCCTCATACTTCACATCTTTGACCCTGCTTGACAAGCTCCTTTCTAACAGCAGTTGTCAAGGAAAAACTCATCTAAAATCCGATATAAAGtgctaagaaaatacagcAAAGTGTCCTATATTAGCTAATAACACTTTATGCCCACTTCCAACCATGTCTAATGGCTAAGACTGTTTGCTCATAGTCCCTGCAAACTCATCACACTTGAAATTTACCCAGTCAAAATAAAGAGaaccaaaataataaaaagaaatgattttaattatttaggaGAGGAGTCATGCTATAATACTAGTTGGTTCTGATACTAATAGAAGTAAATAGGTATCATCTACTTCTCTGTGGtgtaattttacttttacctAGCAAAATAATGTCTCTGCTTTTCTTAGTGTattttgacaaaataaaaatgctgACTGCAGTTAGATGAAGTAACTTTGCAAAGTCCAATCTGTCCCACTTCGGGAATTCAAGCAATGAAATAACACGAAtttaaaagcataaaattcAACTGAGTTACACAGAATATCTTCTAAATTCACCATATTTCATGAAAGAACTTGCTCTAAACCATTAAAACAGCCGCAAAATTGCTTCAACAATTACAATTGTTACACCTGATTgtaaacataaaagaaaagcaaaaccCAAACCACACCTGCTAGCATTTTCCATTATCAGTATTAGTATTAACCTTTTGAGCAATTCAAATCAGACCTAAACAGATAAGGCAACCCACAAGTCACAAGCAATGATTACTTTACTGAAAAAGGTCATAACATGAAAGGATAGTTCTCTcgactaaaaaagaaaaaaaaataaaccataaTGTAGAGGAGACCCAAACCAAATTTCAGAGAAGCTGAATGGAAACCTGAATAGAGAATGTGAGAGTATTAAAACACCCATTAGAGACTGCAAGCATTTTACATGTAAATGGCATTTAAACTAACAACAATAATGCAGTGGGATTTGAAAAAGTTACCAGCTGAAATCCCATTGAATTTGGTCGTCTGGCATGTTGAAGCTAACCGCAAAATTGTAAGCAGAAACAGAAGCAATTTGCAAAAGTACAGCGACCCAAATGGCCGCCTACTCGTTTTTTAGTAGGCAAAAATAGATAAGAGCAGAACGAAACGACACCGTTTGTTTATCTTTACATTAATACCGGCGAATCATCCTGAAATAAGTAAAGATTAAACGCGACGTACTGGCTTAGggttaattataagaaaaaagaaatcaaaaaggaaaaaatattgaaaagaaatataagcAAAGCACAAATCCAAGcactaaaacaaaaaaaaattgctaaaaaCAGAGAAGAAACCCAAGCACTAAAAACAAAACCAAATACTCAAGACCACATTATTCGTCCCAGTCCACGAAGGGAAGTTTCGAATTTTCCATATCTAAAGTCATGTAATGTTTATTACTAGCACCAATATTAGGAATTAGAGGAGGAAAAGAGAGATGCTTCATCACTACCGTGTTTACGACAGGAGGCAACTCGTCGATTCTGGAAGTtgaaaaggagagagagaaagagacgGCGGCAGGAGTAGAGGTCGCAGGAGTAGAGGTCGCAGGAGTAAGGGCGTAGAAAGGAGGGAATGGAGGAGTGGGGTGTATGACAGCGACGAGGCGGAGTGGTGGTGGCTGTGGTGGCGTTTCAAAGAAATATACAGTAAAACCTTTTCATATATACTCCGTATAAGAATAAATTCcatatagtaataaaaaatttggatCTTAATTTGCACCTAATTGCACCGgttatatacataaataaattctctattatacaaaattttcaaatttcatcTTAAAAACATATTCTTCTCtaaagtaatatttatatatatatatttttaaaatattaaataataaatttatttttaatctttagtatatttaaatttttaacataaccttttaattttgataaaaaaactcttcaaattttaaaaatttacaatttgaATCACCGCCATCTTTGTGCCAGCATGCCGGGCATGGCATGTTGTGGGATGGAGGGCGTTTGGGGATGCATTATAGCACATGCCATGACTACGTTTTTCCATAGGTTGATGCTTTGTATCGCACGTAGGTTGATGCTTTGTATCGCACGcttgttttatttgttttcaaatatagTAAATAAAGAAGGTGGTATAGGGCTTGGGAAATTTAGACCCTTTCAAAATGTAACACCATGTCATATTCCACTTAAGACTTAActaaaatggtatattttaacattaatCAGTGTATTTTCCTTATAACTCCTTTCCCTCATTTTGAAACTCTAGAAACCAACTACAACTCCCGCTACTTCACCAAACTTGTTGCTAACCCTAGAAAGGTAATATGTGAACTTAAAAAACATGTCAACTACAAGGCCCCTCATACTtcaaactccatatcatcacGCACACGTGCTTCTTACATGAGCTCAGTCCCaacaattttttatagagGGCGGAATTTCACGTAGATCTATTGACCTCCATGACCGATGAGAACCTAGAACGAAGATTTTTTTGATGTCAAGTTAGAAAGGTATTTACTGAACTTATGCATTTCGTGATTGCTTTTCTTTCTGGTTTGAAATTTACTTGAATCTCCAATCTTTGTTTCAAGCATGATGACTGTGGTTTCTTTGAATGGCTTGATCTCGAGCTTTTACCATTACAAAAGAGATGTTTTGTGAGGCTAAAGGCGCAAAGAGATATTTTACAGGAGCAATTGAGGTGCAAAGCAGCAATAGAGAACCTATTGGTTGAAAAACTGACTTTGAAGGATGCTGAATTAAGATGAAGAATGAGCTTTCTATTAAGAATGCTGAAATGGATAGGAAGATTGGCAaactccataagaagaagaagtagtTAAGGGATGATAATAGAAATTTGAAAGACAATCTTAAGGCTATGAAAGTCATTTCAAGTGTTATATGCTGGTATTAGTTGTTGGTTTAATAGTGCTATTCTCACGTTCCTTCCAAAGGAATGCTAGAGGGGATAAACTAATATTGAAGTAGTTAAATGTAGTTGTATTAAATTTGTAGCCAAATGTAAGGCACTCATATTTAGTTTATGTATATGAGCCACTTGTTCTGTGTATGTGTATTTTGGGGCTATATCAGTATGCATGACCTATAGAAGAGTAGTGAAACACATAATGAAATCTTATCTAATATTTGGCTAGAAAAAGTACtatctaatataataaagaacttatgacAGTTACGTTATATAACATTTCGAATGACAATACAATATAACTTGTTATGTTATATAACATCCATCCAAAAAATAAGTTGACACTTATGACATCTTAACATACAAAACCACCCCAAAAGAACAACATCCTAGTATTGTTCAAAACTAACTTGTAATCCAAGTGTATAAAAGTGCATCATTCATATGTGttcaaaataacaaaagagcCAGTTTTCTATAGCCTGGACATCACTTTGCAATGCTTTCTTGAGTGCCTATATTTCCTGCAACACCACTTGAGACATTTGTGATATTTGCAATTGTCTAGTCCTCCCACCTTTGCCAATTCTTCCTTCTCTTGTAGTCCTGCCAACCCTCCCTCATCTTAAAGACATTGTATGTCTTCATAAGATGGTGTAATCCTCTGTGACACATTATTTCCAGTAGATGTAGGCCTTGTAAACCCAATAGCTGAATGAACAATAATGATTCTATTATTCTCTGGCATCTATAAACAAAATGTACTACTCATCAACCATTTGGTTAGAGAAATAATGGAGTAAGtggaatttaaaaataaaatttagttaccctaatatatatgtttcttGTCTCCTCAAACACTATGACTCCGTAACCTTTTCTAACCTAcataatgaaatataaaaaattaagacatTGTGTTATAACAATACTAATCATTTCAATGTAAGTATATATACCATGGCCTCTTCCATTTGCTGGACTACTTTGAAATGAGGATCTGTTACTTGACTTCCAGTTTGTTGTTGTCTTACATTACCTATCTTTTCTTCATGTTCTCTTATTGTCATTTTATGTATCTCAGTTGCAAGTTTTAACCCTCTTCTAATATGCATTGTTGAATTAATATGAGCTTGACTAGATGATCCAACATTTGCGCCATCCACTCTTACCTTTAGTGGTCTACTTTGCTtatctaatttatttcaagattagattaaatatgttcaaaatatttataaacattacATATTCAGTATGAAGATGACATTAAAACTTACATGGAGTTTAGGAGGTCTCTCTACAGCATCATTAATACAAGTTTGTTGTTATGTCCTACTTGTAAACACTTTTGACATGTCATTTTAGTGCCAGATCTCCTAAGCTTATTTGCAttctttgcttcttcttcagGCGCTCTCTTCCTACACTTCTTTGGCCTTCCTGGCATTTTTCTATATGGTGGTGGTGTCATCGGATTACTAGCAAATTCAGGCCATAACTTCTTCCCATTCAATGGCTCAAGTGCACATTGGTATTgtttcaatataattttatacactGTAAAATGGGTTTACACAATCTGCAGGGTCTTTTTTTATGAAGTGAGTTGTTGAACATGCATGAATGTAAGGGATCCCACTAATATCCCATTCTCTACATGTACaagagtatttttttttactcaaCTATAAACCCATAGACACTTGGAATTTCTCACCAACAGCTGGCTTAGTAATGTTAAGCCTGCTATTATACCTATTTTGTTCTAGCTTAGATCTAATCCTCGGACATATACTATTTGTAACACCACTCATTCCCATCAACTTAATATGTTGTCTTTCCATCAATGCAACTCTAATATCTCTAGCAGGTCAATTATAGGCCTACATCTAGCTTTTATAGTATATCCATTAAATGTTTCAGAGACATTATTATCCACCATAATAGTTAGATATAGTAGAAATGTAAGCCTTACATAACTGGAGGTTTCTCTTTCTtaaaattccaaataagctgcttctttttttcctttgagtTCATCCAATGTAGCTTTTAATGGTGCCTCATTTGTACTTCTTACAGCTCTCTAAAACATGTTCTTGAGTGCTTGGCCCTTAAACTCTTTCTTCCAGTTACAATCACATGCCTAGCATAATTCTTGTGCTCGACAAAATGAGCCAATTTCTTTAtagaattgataaaaaaactCTATTATAATAAGAAGTAAAACAATTACTAATTATAGAAACAAATAATATGTAAagacatttaaaataaaaataatagagatGTACAACCTTTTGTTGGTTGTTGACAAAAGTCATACCTAGACCATTTGTTATGTTAAACTCTTCAAAAAGTATCTTTAAAAACCATTCCTAAAAAAACCATTCTTAGATTCCACTACTGCCCAAGAGATTGGGAACATCTAGTTGTTTTCATCCTTAGCAGTAGCACATAAAAGGGCCCCACTAagaaaaatcttcaaaaaatacccattaaatctaataatagGTATGATAAAAGGCCCTTTTTAGTGTATCGAATCCAATAAAAAAGCCTCTCAATACACTTTCTCCTTCAAGTAAGAAATCAAACCTCCCTTTAGGTCAACTCTCATCAACTCAACCTTATATGACCTAAACTAGCATAATAATCATTTATAGATCCTCTCAACATCTCTAGAGCTTTCCACTTTGCTCTATATAGTTTCCACTTGGACAACTCTACTGCATATTTTTCAAGCACATCATCCTCTAAATTTTTGATTGGCCACTTTAGGTTTCTTCTAAATCTATTCACATAATCTCTTACAATCCATGTTGATGTAGCCTATCTATTCTTCATTTTCCTATGGCATCTATGCAAGCCAAAATAAGTCTTCACTGTAAaggatttctcttttttaatcaCACTAGCATATAATCTCTAAGGGCAACCTGGTATACATTTGGCTtctatttaattcttattgCTTTTGCAAATCTGTATGTTAAGACCATTTAAAATTGCATGCCTTTGAAATACTTCTCTATATTATAATCCATTGTCAAATCTCATGCCTAGTACAAACTCTAGAGTTTTATGATCACACTTAGGACCTTATGTAACTCTTTatttcctcctcctcctccttttACTTCTTCCCTCATCtgcatcatcatcttcatcaatttttgaatcaaaatttatatctcCTTCAGAATCTTCATATTCTAAAACCATCTATCTATGAGATTCTGCATCAACATTAACATTAGTTGCCACTTTAGGCCTTTTTCTCTGAAAACCACCTATGATGTTGAATCTTTCAGCTACTTCATTTATAGGTACATGTTCTCTGTACTTAGTCTTGTTCTGCATGGCTTAAATGTATTCCTCATCTTTTGAAGCAAGTTTATGGTCATCGAGATTGTCATTTGTATCACTCTCTCCAACTAGACAATAGTCTAAATAACCTTATAGCCATTATTGCTTCTCACACCCGGTATTCTAAATGACAGTTGGTCCCAAGAAATATAACCTGGCTTCTTTACTTCATCTTCTAAGTCCATATATCCAAACCTATCAACATCAACACCACGCTCCCACCAATATATATCTTAATTCTACCAGCATTCACTAATCTCCCTCTATAGCGGAAGTATATAGAGAACGAGTCATTGTAGAGGttggaaaataatatataacaatGTCACTACCAACATTCACTATTAGTCACTATAAACACTTATTTAACTCAACAAATATACATAGAAACCCTAGACAACAATAACACAAACAAAACACAAGTGAAATCCTAATAGTATATTAAagtcacaaaaataaaaaaaagatttaaaaggaccactgtaaaaaaataaaatgagaacaaGCAATGGCATTACTTGTTCGCCATTATCACGATAAAGTTTGCAGTTGAGACCACTGTAGCTTTGAGTTTCATAGTACCTTGTCAACTTTGAAATAATATCTTCGAGTTGTAGAATACGATTCAACACAACAATAACTGGAAAATTACTTCGATTTAggtttaataaaagatttataattctaatttgaagACTTTGTGACAGATTTTCATTAATAGATGAATAGGGTTCAATTGTGTAAAGTGTTTTATTGAATTTGGGGATAGGAGTCGTATTTGGTTTCTAGGGTTTTAGAATTTGGGGATAGGAGTTATGGAAAAACGCACTGTTTAATGTTAAAATGCATCGTTTTAGTTAAGTCTTAGATGGAATATTAATGTGGCGCTACATTTTGACACGTTCTGAAGCCCCACATGCCTTGCCAGACACGCTGGCAAAATGACACCTGAATGTTTATCGGTGATTCGAATTgcaaatttctaaaacttagAGACTTTATttgctaaaatttaaaagtcgtgttaaaaaactaaaaaagcaCTAAAGATGGGGTCAAATTTGCAATTTGgccttttaaaaaatatatgttatgttatg
The Ricinus communis isolate WT05 ecotype wild-type chromosome 1, ASM1957865v1, whole genome shotgun sequence DNA segment above includes these coding regions:
- the LOC8268173 gene encoding uncharacterized protein LOC8268173 isoform X2, coding for MPDDQIQWDFSCDLEVDFGSDENASIVHSALAVDKELQPDKVKRHMSISDGKLSVHFEAVEARFLRASFSAFTDVLTLATKTIEEFGKGAKL
- the LOC8268173 gene encoding uncharacterized protein LOC8268173 isoform X1, translating into MPDDQIQWDFSWFPFSFSEICDLEVDFGSDENASIVHSALAVDKELQPDKVKRHMSISDGKLSVHFEAVEARFLRASFSAFTDVLTLATKTIEEFGKGAKL